A region from the Lolium perenne isolate Kyuss_39 chromosome 4, Kyuss_2.0, whole genome shotgun sequence genome encodes:
- the LOC127349329 gene encoding probable tRNA-splicing endonuclease subunit Sen2, translating to MSGPRWKKGKDGKAFSALAAASPMSSIVTDLQSSLKRCRSVATISSHGEYAILGVSPHQAILLNQAAFGRFVENAGAEKQWFQLGAEEVFYLCHALKCVVVESERGKQMSEGEMWDLLCSASDSFPEMYKAYSHLRSKNWVVRSGLQYGADFVAYRHHPALVHSEFAVVVVPEGAQFGARCGRLKVWSDLLCALRASGSVAKTLLVLTISCSICELGSPDCLEQLVVHERTITRWIAQQCREQRCEPCRVQPNKEEQGHTRETVVSNYWGVILGFTVLSTLLVYKLRFSQ from the coding sequence ATGTCGGGTCCGAGATGGAAGAAGGGCAAAGATGGCAAGGCCTTCTCAGCTCTAGCAGCAGCTAGCCCCATGTCAAGCATTGTTACCGACCTCCAGTCTTCGCTGAAACGCTGTAGATCCGTGGCAACTATATCTAGCCACGGTGAGTACGCGATTCTTGGAGTGAGCCCACATCAAGCTATCCTTCTGAACCAAGCTGCCTTTGGCCGGTTTGTGGAAAATGCCGGAGCAGAGAAACAGTGGTTCCAGCTGGGCGCCGAGGAGGTCTTCTACCTTTGCCATGCTTTGAAGTGCGTTGTGGTTGAGTCGGAGAGGGGGAAGCAGATGAGTGAAGGGGAGATGTGGGATCTCTTGTGCTCCGCATCAGACTCGTTTCCTGAGATGTACAAGGCATACTCACATCTCAGATCGAAGAACTGGGTAGTGCGGTCAGGTTTGCAGTATGGTGCAGATTTTGTAGCTTACCGTCATCACCCAGCGCTAGTCCACTCGGAGTTTGCCGTGGTTGTGGTTCCGGAAGGAGCGCAGTTTGGCGCTAGGTGTGGCCGCCTGAAGGTGTGGTCCGATCTACTGTGTGCACTCCGAGCTTCTGGCAGTGTGGCCAAGACACTGCTGGTTCTGACCATCTCCTGCAGTATCTGTGAACTGGGGTCACCAGATTGTTTGGAGCAGCTGGTTGTTCATGAGAGGACGATTACAAGGTGGATAGCGCAGCAGTGCCGAGAGCAGAGATGTGAACCGTGCAGAGTACAACCAAATAAGGAAgaacaaggtcacacaagagaaaCTGTAGTCTCAAACTATTGGGGTGTAATACTAGGCTTCACGGTTCTTTCTACCCTACTTGTATACAAGCTGAGATTCTCCCAATAA